A single Ketogulonicigenium vulgare WSH-001 DNA region contains:
- a CDS encoding pyridoxal phosphate-dependent aminotransferase encodes MKLSQRGDVDPFIVMDVMEAARKLEAAGRHVIHMEVGQPSTGAPQAALARLGDALQHDAMGYTVGLGLPALRARIARHYGDVYNVDLDPQRVVVTAGASGAFLLAFNALFETGARVGLGYPCYPSYRQILRALDMQPVGIRTTMENRMQPVPADLAGLRLDGLLVASPANPTGTMLDRAAYQALSDTCNASGISLISDEIYHGIEYGSVAETALSVTDDVYVINSFSKYFSMTGWRVGWMVVPKDHIRPIERLAQNMFICPNHAAQRLALASMDARPELDANLAVYKANRDLIIAGLREAGLGHFAPPDGAFYIYTDVSAYTDDALAFTAALLQEAGVAAAPGVDFDPEEGHHWVRFCYARQTSDIIEGIARIKAFMAGRRT; translated from the coding sequence ATGAAACTGTCGCAGCGTGGAGATGTTGATCCGTTCATCGTGATGGATGTGATGGAAGCCGCCCGCAAGCTAGAGGCTGCGGGCCGTCACGTCATCCATATGGAGGTGGGTCAACCCTCGACCGGGGCGCCGCAGGCGGCGCTGGCGCGCCTTGGGGACGCGCTGCAGCATGATGCAATGGGCTATACGGTGGGGCTGGGCCTGCCGGCGCTGCGCGCGCGGATCGCGCGGCATTATGGCGATGTCTATAACGTCGATCTGGACCCGCAGCGTGTCGTGGTGACGGCGGGGGCATCGGGTGCGTTCTTGCTGGCGTTCAATGCGCTGTTTGAAACCGGTGCGCGCGTCGGCCTTGGCTATCCGTGCTATCCCAGCTATCGCCAGATCCTGCGCGCGCTGGATATGCAGCCCGTTGGCATCCGAACGACGATGGAGAACCGGATGCAGCCCGTGCCTGCGGATTTGGCGGGGCTGCGGCTGGACGGGCTGTTGGTCGCATCGCCCGCAAATCCCACCGGCACGATGCTGGATCGCGCGGCTTATCAAGCGTTGAGTGATACATGCAATGCGTCCGGTATTTCACTGATTTCAGATGAAATTTACCACGGTATCGAATATGGATCAGTGGCCGAGACCGCGCTGTCCGTCACCGATGATGTCTATGTCATCAACAGCTTTTCCAAGTATTTTTCGATGACCGGCTGGCGGGTCGGCTGGATGGTCGTGCCCAAGGATCACATTCGCCCGATCGAGCGGTTGGCGCAGAATATGTTCATCTGCCCGAACCATGCGGCGCAGCGGCTGGCGCTGGCGTCTATGGATGCGCGGCCCGAGCTTGACGCGAACCTTGCCGTCTATAAAGCCAACCGCGATCTGATAATCGCCGGTCTACGCGAGGCGGGCCTTGGTCATTTCGCGCCGCCTGATGGGGCGTTCTATATCTATACCGATGTCAGCGCCTATACCGATGACGCCTTGGCCTTTACCGCCGCGCTTTTGCAAGAGGCGGGCGTTGCCGCAGCGCCCGGCGTGGATTTCGACCCCGAGGAAGGCCATCACTGGGTGCGCTTTTGCTATGCACGGCAAACCTCTGACATCATTGAGGGGATCGCGCGGATCAAGGCCTTTATGGCGGGGCGGCGGACATGA
- a CDS encoding N-acetylmuramoyl-L-alanine amidase, with protein MRFFATLALLLTLAGGALAQAPMAGLARMDAAGSAVSADHIGLSLSQAVPWRVFTLDDPRRLVVDFREVEFGSAGAQAISRDLPEGALRMGRLRPGWSRLVLDLAQPMRIARAGMQVASGDGRAQLNITLQPTDAAQFSVESGVPNASGWDMIPAALPRAAGDGRLVVAIDPGHGGIDPGAMRDGVIEAQLVLQFARELADRLQRSGDFTPVLTRSDDVFVPLSERMTIARAAGADVFISLHVDAVDQREVSGAVVYTLAARAADRATENMAERHNRGDLLAGLDLTGQDDRVATVLMDLARRETGPASERLAAALIASMSGAGAQMNTMPHRRAPLWVLNAADFPSILIEAGFISNPAERARLDTVLGRQPLIEGIVQGLQSWHQSEAALAPLRLR; from the coding sequence ATGAGGTTCTTCGCGACCCTTGCGCTGCTGCTGACACTGGCCGGGGGCGCACTGGCGCAGGCGCCGATGGCGGGCCTGGCGCGGATGGATGCGGCGGGCAGTGCGGTCAGTGCGGATCACATAGGCCTCAGCCTGTCGCAGGCGGTGCCGTGGCGGGTGTTCACGCTGGACGATCCGCGCCGCCTTGTCGTTGATTTTCGCGAGGTCGAATTCGGCAGCGCCGGCGCGCAGGCGATCAGCCGCGATTTGCCCGAGGGGGCCTTGCGCATGGGGCGGCTGCGTCCCGGCTGGTCGCGTCTGGTGTTGGATCTGGCGCAGCCGATGCGCATTGCGCGGGCGGGGATGCAGGTGGCGTCGGGCGATGGACGCGCGCAGTTGAATATCACCCTGCAACCCACGGATGCCGCACAGTTTAGCGTGGAATCCGGTGTCCCCAATGCCAGCGGTTGGGATATGATCCCGGCGGCGCTGCCGCGTGCGGCGGGCGATGGGCGGCTGGTGGTCGCGATCGATCCCGGCCATGGCGGCATTGACCCCGGCGCCATGCGCGACGGCGTGATCGAGGCGCAGCTTGTCCTGCAATTCGCGCGCGAGCTGGCGGATCGGCTGCAACGCAGTGGCGATTTCACCCCCGTGCTGACCCGCAGCGATGATGTTTTCGTGCCTTTGTCCGAACGCATGACCATCGCGCGCGCGGCGGGGGCGGATGTGTTCATCTCGCTGCATGTTGATGCGGTGGATCAACGCGAGGTGTCGGGCGCTGTCGTGTATACACTCGCGGCCCGCGCGGCGGATCGCGCGACGGAAAACATGGCCGAGCGGCATAACCGCGGCGATTTGCTGGCCGGCCTCGATCTGACGGGGCAGGATGATCGTGTTGCCACGGTGCTGATGGATCTGGCGCGGCGCGAGACCGGCCCCGCATCCGAGCGTCTGGCCGCTGCGCTGATCGCCAGCATGTCCGGCGCGGGGGCGCAGATGAATACGATGCCGCATAGGCGCGCGCCTTTATGGGTGCTCAATGCGGCGGATTTCCCCTCGATCCTGATCGAGGCGGGATTTATTTCCAATCCGGCGGAACGCGCGCGGCTTGATACCGTTTTGGGACGGCAGCCGCTGATCGAGGGCATCGTTCAGGGCCTGCAAAGCTGGCATCAATCCGAGGCGGCGCTGGCACCGCTGCGGCTGCGCTAG
- a CDS encoding penicillin-binding protein 1A has translation MLRFIASFFGGIFSFVSMALIFGALSMGAVIFVYSRDLPSYETLTNYAPPTISRIYSGEGQIIDEFANERRLFVPADQIPDLVKNAFISAEDQNFYTHPGYDIRGLAAVAVEALRSGGRELRGASTITQQVMKVFLLDGSREAERKIKEIILASRVEQVMSKDQILELYLNEIFLGQNSYGVAAAAQTYFNKSLDALTVAEVAYLAALPQSPSRLHPVTNHDAAISRRGYVLRRMLADGHIDQAAFDAAMAEPLRTVQTGDIESFRTARPPRDYFTDEIRRQLSRSFGEDQFFNGGLSIRATVNPQLQDVAALALQRALETYDRGRGRWHGTGQVIDPALLGDEVLWRTALTATDVPRDIALDSPWLPAVVLAVEDSQLRLGIEGVALDDAETPVVPRADIEWMRGNFHDNFTAGDVVLVRRMTNDSSGAFVRWTLRQVPAVEGAFMAMDVNTGRVLAMQGGFSYQSSVFNRATQARRQPGSSFKPFVYAAALDSGYTPATIVVDAPVEIMTPQGPWRPQNASNRFYGPTPLRTGIEQSRNLMTIRLAQEVGMDVVAEYAERFGVYDTMNPVLAASLGSEESTLYRMVAAYAMFANGGERVEPTLVDRVQDRYGRTIYRHDQRECLDCTLPTLQAGVSPTIHSERERIMNEVTAYQLTSMMQGVVQRGTGSSINLPVPIAGKTGTTNDAKDVWFIGYSSNIVAGCYIGYDTPEPMGSVSGGGTCGPVFQRAMAAAIEEYGGGPFHIPADCRFMNIDRFSGARLGPDASGPNVQAECFRAGEEPVFGITFDGGFAMSADLPLVDEVVAASRNVTNSSGGAATVGDNASFGTVTSGGLY, from the coding sequence TTGCTACGTTTCATCGCCTCGTTCTTTGGCGGCATCTTTTCATTCGTTTCTATGGCCTTGATTTTCGGCGCTCTTTCCATGGGCGCAGTGATCTTTGTCTATAGCCGCGATCTGCCAAGCTATGAGACGCTGACAAATTACGCGCCGCCCACCATCAGCCGAATCTATTCGGGCGAGGGGCAGATCATCGACGAATTCGCCAATGAGCGGCGTTTGTTCGTGCCTGCCGATCAAATTCCCGATCTTGTGAAGAACGCCTTCATCTCGGCCGAGGATCAGAATTTCTATACCCACCCAGGGTACGACATTCGCGGTCTGGCGGCGGTCGCGGTCGAGGCCCTGCGCTCGGGCGGGCGAGAGCTGCGCGGCGCATCGACCATTACCCAACAGGTGATGAAGGTCTTTTTGCTCGACGGCTCGCGCGAGGCCGAGCGCAAGATCAAAGAGATCATCCTGGCCAGCCGCGTCGAACAGGTCATGTCCAAGGACCAGATCCTAGAGCTTTATCTGAACGAGATTTTCCTGGGTCAGAACTCTTACGGTGTGGCCGCTGCCGCGCAGACCTATTTCAACAAATCGCTGGACGCGCTGACAGTGGCCGAAGTGGCCTATCTTGCCGCCCTGCCGCAAAGCCCCAGCCGCCTGCATCCCGTCACCAACCACGATGCCGCCATTTCGCGCCGTGGTTATGTGCTGCGCCGGATGCTGGCCGATGGCCATATCGATCAGGCCGCTTTTGACGCCGCCATGGCCGAGCCTTTGCGCACCGTGCAGACCGGCGATATCGAAAGCTTCCGTACCGCCCGTCCGCCGCGCGATTACTTTACCGATGAAATCCGCCGTCAGCTGTCGCGCTCGTTCGGCGAGGATCAGTTCTTTAACGGCGGTCTGTCGATCCGCGCCACTGTGAACCCGCAATTGCAGGATGTCGCGGCGCTGGCGCTGCAGCGCGCGCTGGAAACCTATGATCGTGGTCGCGGGCGTTGGCATGGCACGGGGCAGGTGATCGATCCGGCGCTGCTGGGCGATGAAGTCCTGTGGCGCACGGCGCTGACCGCGACCGATGTGCCGCGCGATATTGCGCTGGATAGCCCGTGGCTGCCTGCCGTTGTGCTGGCGGTCGAGGATAGCCAGTTGCGACTGGGGATCGAGGGCGTGGCATTGGACGATGCCGAAACGCCCGTCGTGCCGCGCGCGGATATCGAATGGATGCGCGGCAATTTCCATGACAATTTCACCGCCGGTGATGTAGTGCTGGTGCGCCGCATGACGAACGACAGTAGCGGCGCATTCGTGCGCTGGACGTTGCGTCAGGTGCCCGCGGTCGAGGGCGCGTTCATGGCGATGGACGTGAACACCGGCCGCGTGTTGGCCATGCAGGGCGGTTTTTCCTATCAATCCTCGGTGTTTAACCGCGCGACCCAAGCGCGCCGTCAGCCCGGCTCTAGCTTTAAGCCCTTTGTCTATGCGGCGGCGCTGGATAGCGGTTATACGCCTGCCACGATCGTCGTGGATGCGCCGGTCGAAATTATGACCCCGCAAGGCCCGTGGCGTCCGCAAAATGCCTCGAACCGCTTTTATGGCCCGACGCCGCTGCGCACGGGGATTGAACAGTCGCGCAACCTGATGACCATTCGTCTGGCGCAGGAAGTCGGCATGGATGTGGTCGCCGAATATGCCGAGCGGTTCGGCGTTTACGACACGATGAACCCGGTGCTGGCCGCCTCGCTGGGGTCCGAGGAATCGACGCTTTACCGCATGGTGGCGGCCTATGCGATGTTCGCCAATGGCGGCGAGCGGGTCGAGCCGACGCTGGTTGACCGCGTGCAGGATCGCTATGGCCGCACGATTTATCGCCACGACCAGCGCGAATGTCTGGATTGCACCCTGCCGACGCTGCAAGCCGGTGTCAGCCCGACGATCCATTCGGAACGCGAGCGGATCATGAACGAGGTCACGGCCTATCAGTTGACCTCGATGATGCAGGGCGTGGTGCAGCGCGGCACGGGCAGCTCGATCAACCTGCCGGTGCCGATCGCCGGCAAGACCGGCACCACCAATGACGCGAAAGACGTCTGGTTCATCGGCTATTCGTCGAACATCGTCGCAGGCTGCTATATCGGCTATGACACGCCCGAGCCGATGGGTTCGGTATCGGGCGGCGGCACCTGCGGCCCCGTGTTCCAGCGCGCCATGGCCGCCGCGATCGAGGAATATGGCGGCGGCCCGTTCCATATTCCTGCCGATTGCCGCTTTATGAATATCGACCGCTTTTCGGGTGCGCGTCTTGGCCCCGATGCCAGCGGCCCGAATGTACAGGCGGAATGTTTCCGTGCGGGCGAAGAGCCGGTGTTCGGCATCACCTTTGACGGCGGTTTTGCGATGTCGGCGGACCTGCCACTGGTGGACGAAGTTGTTGCCGCCTCGCGCAATGTCACCAACTCGTCGGGCGGCGCTGCGACGGTCGGCGATAATGCCTCGTTCGGGACTGTGACCTCGGGCGGTCTTTACTAA
- the prfB gene encoding peptide chain release factor 2: MRSETRDIIAAIEKSITLVAQRMDRETASYRLEEFNARVEDPTLWDNPEAAQKLMRDRQVLLDKISNVDALERDLRDNIELIEMGEAEGDDDVVAEAEAALRALRDVAGKKEIEALLDGEADGNDTFLEINSGAGGTESCDWASILARMYVRWAEKKGYTVEMQSESPGEEAGIKSVSYKISGHNAYGWLKSESGVHRLVRISPYDSAARRHTSFSSVWVYPVVDDNIEIEVQDKDIRIDTYRSSGAGGQHVNTTDSAVRITHLPTGIVVTSSQKSQHQNRDIAMKALKSRLYQIELDRRNAAINEAHESKGSAGWGNQIRSYVLQPYQMVKDLRTSHETSDTQGVLDGDLDGFMAATLAMDVSGKSRAEANAED; this comes from the coding sequence ATGCGTAGCGAAACGCGAGATATCATTGCCGCCATTGAAAAATCTATCACGCTGGTGGCCCAGCGGATGGACCGTGAGACGGCATCCTATCGGCTGGAAGAGTTCAACGCCCGCGTTGAAGATCCGACGCTGTGGGACAACCCCGAGGCCGCGCAAAAGCTGATGCGCGACCGTCAGGTGCTGCTGGACAAGATCAGCAATGTCGACGCGCTGGAACGTGACCTGCGCGACAATATCGAGCTGATCGAGATGGGCGAGGCCGAGGGCGATGATGATGTCGTCGCCGAGGCCGAGGCTGCGCTGCGCGCCCTGCGCGATGTCGCCGGCAAGAAAGAGATCGAGGCGCTGCTGGACGGCGAGGCCGATGGCAACGACACTTTCCTCGAGATCAACTCGGGCGCGGGCGGCACCGAAAGCTGCGACTGGGCCTCGATCCTGGCGCGGATGTACGTCCGCTGGGCCGAGAAAAAGGGCTATACAGTTGAAATGCAATCGGAAAGCCCCGGCGAAGAGGCGGGCATCAAATCGGTTTCCTATAAGATTTCCGGCCATAACGCCTATGGTTGGCTGAAATCGGAATCGGGCGTCCACCGCTTGGTGCGCATCTCGCCTTACGATTCTGCGGCGCGTCGCCACACCTCGTTCAGCTCGGTCTGGGTCTATCCGGTGGTGGACGACAATATCGAGATCGAGGTGCAGGACAAAGATATCCGCATCGACACCTATCGCTCGTCGGGCGCGGGCGGCCAGCACGTGAACACCACCGACTCGGCCGTGCGGATCACCCACTTGCCGACCGGCATCGTCGTGACCAGCTCGCAAAAGTCGCAGCACCAGAACCGCGATATCGCGATGAAGGCACTGAAATCGCGCCTCTATCAGATCGAGCTGGACCGCCGCAACGCCGCCATCAACGAGGCGCATGAGTCCAAGGGCAGTGCGGGTTGGGGCAACCAGATCCGATCCTATGTGCTGCAGCCTTACCAAATGGTGAAAGACCTGCGCACCTCGCACGAGACCTCGGACACCCAAGGCGTGCTGGACGGCGATCTGGACGGTTTCATGGCCGCGACGCTGGCGATGGATGTCTCGGGCAAAAGCCGCGCCGAGGCGAATGCCGAAGATTGA
- a CDS encoding tyrosine-type recombinase/integrase, translating to MGQSYRGSVVTLEGIKTVVRRGKTYRYFQRRGFPLVKLPDLPMDDPAFLRAYAEAKSANPEKSPAAAGSFAALVRAALKSDHYSQSKLATRAMFRRHCDALVEEFGELPARGLRSRHIRANLPKSTSQGHRLRTWRFLCSFGVATNLLERNEALDVAMPKAKSKGGHPPWTQDEIAAFRTRWPMGSATRAAFELLRFSGARISDAVRLGPGMVRGGVLTYRQVKTDGPAHIPWSCPLPDFAAHLSEDRAIMHHALEALAGQMTYLDARGKARSEKSLGTMIREAAMEAGFKKSAHGLRKSLATELAEGGATAHQISAWTGHETLKEVDHYTKSADRRRAVVGTEQDQNIGKHSGQMWKTRN from the coding sequence ATGGGACAAAGCTATAGGGGCAGCGTAGTGACGCTTGAAGGGATTAAGACGGTGGTACGGAGGGGAAAGACCTATCGCTACTTTCAGCGCCGAGGCTTTCCTTTGGTGAAGCTGCCGGACTTGCCGATGGACGATCCAGCCTTCCTAAGGGCCTACGCAGAAGCAAAGTCCGCCAACCCCGAGAAGTCACCAGCAGCCGCTGGATCTTTTGCAGCGTTGGTGCGAGCTGCGCTAAAGTCAGACCATTATAGCCAATCGAAACTAGCTACCCGCGCCATGTTCCGCCGCCATTGCGATGCGCTGGTGGAAGAATTCGGCGAGCTTCCCGCGCGGGGACTTAGATCGCGGCATATCCGGGCAAACCTTCCGAAAAGCACTTCACAAGGCCACCGACTTCGCACTTGGCGCTTCCTCTGTAGTTTCGGGGTGGCGACCAATCTGCTGGAGCGCAACGAGGCGCTCGACGTCGCCATGCCTAAGGCAAAGAGCAAAGGCGGCCACCCACCATGGACGCAGGATGAAATCGCAGCTTTTCGCACACGCTGGCCAATGGGATCAGCAACACGTGCTGCCTTCGAGCTTCTGCGCTTTAGCGGCGCGCGGATCAGCGATGCTGTTCGCCTTGGGCCGGGAATGGTGCGTGGTGGCGTGCTGACATATCGGCAGGTTAAGACTGACGGTCCGGCACATATTCCATGGTCGTGCCCCCTACCTGATTTCGCAGCGCACCTTTCCGAAGACCGGGCCATCATGCACCACGCCCTCGAGGCACTTGCGGGTCAGATGACCTATCTAGATGCACGCGGCAAAGCCCGGTCGGAAAAATCTCTCGGAACGATGATACGCGAGGCTGCGATGGAAGCTGGTTTTAAGAAAAGCGCGCACGGGCTGCGCAAAAGCCTCGCCACCGAATTGGCAGAGGGCGGTGCCACGGCGCACCAGATTAGCGCTTGGACGGGGCACGAAACACTGAAAGAGGTCGATCACTATACCAAGTCAGCTGACCGTCGCCGCGCCGTTGTCGGAACGGAACAAGATCAGAACATTGGAAAACATTCTGGGCAAATGTGGAAAACGCGAAATTAA
- a CDS encoding MerR family DNA-binding transcriptional regulator, producing the protein MQTKLITTQDIKRVTGLSPRAIRHYESLELIPPQQTRMAFAAAYPVKH; encoded by the coding sequence ATGCAGACCAAGCTAATCACAACGCAGGATATCAAGCGCGTGACAGGCCTTAGCCCGCGTGCCATCCGTCACTATGAAAGCCTTGAGCTGATCCCCCCGCAACAGACGCGAATGGCATTCGCCGCCGCCTACCCGGTCAAGCACTGA
- a CDS encoding S24 family peptidase, with the protein MQSTFASALEHAIATTGRSLRSVCAQAGVSYDQMKNVRQGKAKTTNVDDAMKIAAAFGVTLEDFYDGNFSGSGRKTAVAGRIGAGAQVELMDDFAKGDGIYHVETPNHLPTHGIVAVEVTGDSMEPFYESGGVVFYSRDTIGVPSEALNKICVAECEEGKVWLKQVKQGNEPHLFHLLSLNMTAEPMFNRRLKWAAPIKHYLQPELVRKSS; encoded by the coding sequence ATGCAAAGCACCTTCGCCTCCGCCCTAGAACATGCCATCGCGACAACGGGACGCTCACTACGTAGTGTTTGCGCCCAAGCTGGCGTGTCTTACGACCAGATGAAAAATGTAAGGCAAGGCAAGGCGAAAACCACCAACGTTGACGACGCAATGAAAATCGCGGCAGCGTTTGGAGTAACCCTTGAAGACTTCTATGATGGCAACTTTAGCGGGTCAGGTCGTAAAACCGCTGTAGCAGGCCGCATCGGCGCGGGCGCACAAGTCGAACTGATGGACGACTTTGCCAAGGGCGATGGCATCTACCACGTCGAGACTCCAAATCACCTTCCGACACACGGCATCGTGGCGGTCGAGGTGACGGGCGACAGCATGGAACCTTTCTACGAATCAGGCGGCGTGGTGTTTTACTCACGCGACACTATCGGCGTCCCCTCCGAAGCCCTCAATAAGATCTGCGTAGCCGAATGCGAGGAAGGTAAGGTTTGGCTGAAGCAGGTGAAACAAGGGAATGAGCCACACCTATTCCACCTGCTTTCCCTGAACATGACAGCCGAACCAATGTTCAATCGACGCCTGAAATGGGCGGCGCCAATCAAGCATTATTTGCAACCCGAACTAGTAAGAAAATCCAGTTAG